The Pempheris klunzingeri isolate RE-2024b chromosome 1, fPemKlu1.hap1, whole genome shotgun sequence genome includes a region encoding these proteins:
- the taldo1 gene encoding transaldolase: MSSVSPDKRRKMESALNQLKKHTVVVADTGDFNAIDEYKPQDATTNPSLILAAAKMPAYQNLLDQAIKYGIAKGGTEEEQVDNIMDKLFVTFGLEILKKVPGRVSTEVDARLSFDKDEMVSKALRLIALYEEAGISKERVLIKLSSTWEGIQAGKELEEKHGVHCNMTLLFSFAQAVACAEANVTLISPFVGRIFDWYKENTDRKSYEPHEDPGVLSVTKIYNYYKKFGYSTVVMGASFRNTGQVKALAGCDLLTISTGLLAELSQDHSPVTEMLSVEKAKACDLEKIHLDEKAFRWDHNEDRMAVEKLSDGIRKFAADAIKLETMIKEKILNVKNGQ, encoded by the exons ATGTCTTCTGTGTCACCAGACAAGCGGCGAAAGATGGAGTCAGCGCTGAACCAGCTGAAGAAGCACACGGTGGTCGTGGCGGACACGGGAGATTTcaacg CCATTGACGAGTACAAGCCTCAAGATGCCACCACTAACCCATCTCTCATCCTGGCTGCTGCCAAGATGCCAGCCTACCAGAACCTGTTGGATCAGGCCATTAAATATGGCATCGCCAAAGGCGG TACCGAAGAGGAGCAGGTAGACAACATCATGGACAAGCTGTTTGTGACTTTTGGGCTAGAGATCCTCAAGAAGGTCCCAGGCAGAGTCTCTACTGAGGTGGACGCCCG ACTCTCTTTTGATAAAGACGAAATGGTTTCCAAGGCCCTGAGGCTCATCGCTCTTTACGAAGAGGCAGGCATCAGCAAGGAGCGTGTGCTCATCAAGCTGTCATCAACATGGGAGGGAATCCAGGCTGGCAA GGAGCTTGAGGAGAAGCACGGCGTTCACTGCAACATGACCCTGCTGTTCTCTTTCGCTCAGGCTGTGGCCTGTGCAGAGGCAAATGTAACACTTATATCGCCCTTCGTTGGACGTATCTTCGACTGGTACAAGGAGAATACAGACCGCAAAAGCTACGAGCCACACGAAGACCCAG GTGTGCTGAGCGTGACCAAGATTTACAACTACTACAAGAAGTTTGGCTACAGCACCGTGGTGATGGGCGCCTCCTTCAGAAACACGGGTCAAGTGAAAGCCCTGGCAGGCTGTGACCTGCTCACCATCAGCACCGGGCTGCTTGCAGAGCTCAGCCAGGACCACAGCCCCGTCACAGAGATGCTCAGTGTGGAGAAAG CCAAGGCCTGTGATCTGGAGAAGATCCACCTGGATGAAAAGGCTTTCCGCTGGGACCACAATGAGGACCGCATGGCCGTAGAGAAACTGTCTGACGGCATCCGCAAGTTCGCAGCTGACGCCATCAAGTTGGAGACGATGATCAAA GAGAAAATTCTCAACGTGAAAAACGGCCAGTAA
- the LOC139204701 gene encoding mucin-3B-like, translated as MTIAWVRSENKLARLLPICFAVNTKSLQSEPRCVWLYQREIRALPAGTELKCEKTEMTLLLPVASLSNIDLTELQLNSPTCPVSYNNTHLTAHISLDGCGTKTVHSGSELVYTNTLRSVRPYTMVSRQPSLILPLACRIPGVQAKGPHFKISIPTETETFGYVRYWIELHFPGEGPMSEFTRTPRFRLLHTAAERVRRNAESPLGSNSYSTNSTNSTNESNSTSGAIGSKIKQLDLHVMSNTSIDRAEMLVSNCIESETEDFTESHSFLKQGCTTSNTTLEIVTTNINSKVYRLDMTSMQTKGSTMYIRCTVNLCIATMPSDKCPDLCASTRGQRSLVGSVFSRTYTITSGPISLVVTAPTPATPIVTTTAPTTKTTIKSTTQSNANSHVQTSAMAAGVILITICTFLQNTLFY; from the exons ATGACCATTGCGTGGGTCCGCTCCGAGAACAAACTAGCCCGCCTTTTACCCATCTGCTTTGCTGTGAATACCAAGAG TTTGCAGTCAGAGCCCAGATGTGTGTGGCTGTACCAAA GGGAGATCAGGGCGCTACCCGctggaacag AGCTGAAGTGTGAGAAGACAGAGATGACTCTGTTGCTCCCTGTGGCCTCTCTGAGTAACATCGACCTGACCGAACTGCAGCTCAACAGCCCCACCTGTCCGGTCAGCtacaacaacacacacctgactgcACACATCTCCTTAGATGGCTGCGGCACCAAGACTGTG CACTCTGGTTCAGAGCTGGTATACACCAACACCTTGCGAAGTGTGCGTCCCTACACTATGGTCAGCCGCCAGCCCTCACTCATCCTCCCTCTGGCCTGTCGTATCCCAGGAGTCCAGGCCAAGGGACCGCATTTCAAGATCAGCATACCCACAGAGACGGAGACCTTCGGTTATGTTCGGTATTGGATAGAACTGCACTTCCCAGGAGAGGGACCCATGTCAGAATTCACACGCACCCCCAGGTTCCGcctcctccacacagcagcagaacgaGTGCGTCGAAATGCTGAATCCCCATTAGGGAGCAACAGCTACTCCACCAACTCCACCAACTCCACTAATGAAAGTAATTCTACCAGCGGGGCCATCGGGTCCAAGATCAAGCAGCTGGACCTCCATGTGATGTCCAACACCAGCATTGATCGAGCCGAGATGTTAGTGAGCAATTGCATTGAGTCTGAGACGGAGGACTTCACAGAATCCCACTCTTTTCTGAAGCAAGG gTGCACAACTTCCAACACTACGTTAGAGATTGTTACAACAAACATCAATTCCAAGGTTTATCGCCTTGATATGACCAGCATGCAAACCAAAGGATCAACG ATGTACATCAGGTGCACAGTCAATCTGTGCATCGCTACAATGCCCTCTGACAAGTGCCCAGATCTGTGTGCAAGCACCAGAGGTCAAAGGTCTCTGGTTGGAAGTGTGTTTTCCCGAACATACACCATCACCTCAGGACCCATTAGTCTTGTGGTCACCGCTCCTACACCCGCCACACCAATCGTCACTACTACAGCTCCAACAACTAAAACCACCATTAAAAGTACGACCCAGAGCAACGCCAACTCACATG TTCAAACCTCAGCAATGGCAGCAGGAGTGATTTTGATAACTATCTGCACATTTCTTCAAAATACCCTCTTTTACTAA